AAGTCGCTACGCTCACCGGCCTTCATCCCGGAGAAGGACTGGATGTTGACCCAATTGTTGCCGTCAGTGCTGCCCAGTAAAGTATATGTGGCGGCATTGGCGGTTTCCCAGTCGATGCGGACTGAATTAATAACCTGTTGCTCGCCCAGGTCGTAAGTCAGGCTGACATCGTCGAGGCCATGAGCACTTTCCCAGCGCGTGTTGTGGTCCCCATCAATTGCCAGTTTGGCGCTTTGCAGTTCTGAAGTGGCGGAGATGTTTGAGTCTTGCCTTTTTTTCCTCTGAGGTTCAGTTCCCAAATGGAATAGCCATAGACGGTGCTCCGCTCGGTAAAATACAGGCGTACATAACGGTAGCTGCCACCGAGCGTATGTTCATCAGTTCTCTCACCGGCATTGCCCCCGGTGAAGTCGACCAGCGTTGCCCAGGTAACAGCGTCGTTACTGCCTTGTACCCTATAAGCTGAGGCATTCGCATGTTCCCAGTCGATAGAGAGGGTTTTGAGTGATTCAGCTTCGCC
This DNA window, taken from Microbulbifer sp. GL-2, encodes the following:
- a CDS encoding discoidin domain-containing protein, with amino-acid sequence MSATSELQSAKLAIDGDHNTRWESAHGLDDVSLTYDLGEQQVINSVRIDWETANAATYTLLGSTDGNNWVNIQSFSGMKAGERSDFITVESNYRYLKVDCTERNTPYGYSIWEIGTL